In Monomorium pharaonis isolate MP-MQ-018 chromosome 3, ASM1337386v2, whole genome shotgun sequence, a genomic segment contains:
- the LOC105835503 gene encoding Golgi reassembly-stacking protein 2 — MGSSHSVEIPGGGTEGYHVLRVQDGSPGQQAGLEAFFDFIVAIGNTRLDQDNDTLKELLKVGVNKELTITVYSSKTQSVRRTKIVPSMTWGGQGLLGVSIRFCSFEGANENVWHVLEVHPSSPAELAGLRPFTDYIIGADSILHESEDLFTLIEAHESRPLKLYVYNTKDDSCREVTITPNNNWGGEGSLGCGIGYGYLHRIPVRNVPEQKPVNSYVNTPKTAMQTLPVPAPVPVTVTAAVTATATTIVNMAEINPITSIPSGLPIPSNYTASMDNSKNIKSEQEIISVQSTPGLGTQIQPANQVNFTGAVSGYTPVSSVPHMFPSQPTTSFTPSTYPITPNIPGMPTVATLSPNVTNSYEGSIAPPGPINVPGQQRGQNPVHGTTINVPVLQQREQNPIPGANIAAGFNMPQSHVVTTPISLPGMPPITVTASLPQDTSFYPSVLQQHNQLSPSINTTITTTTATSPTLPTSTQ; from the exons ATGGGATCGTCTCACAGCGTGGAGATACCGGGAGGCGGTACAGAAGGTTACCATGTATTGAGG GTTCAGGATGGTTCTCCTGGACAGCAAGCGGGGCTTGAagcattttttgattttatagtaGCAATTGGAAATACTCGTTTG GACCAAGATAATGATACTTTGAAGGAACTTTTAAAAGTTGGTGTAAATAAAGAACTAACAATCACAGTATATAGTAGTAAAACACAATCTGTAAGGCGAACAAAAATTGTCCCAAGTATGACGTGGGGTGGACAGGGTTTATTGGGCGTTAGTATACGTTTCTGTTCATTTGAAGGCGCTAATGAAAACGTTTGGCATGTACTT GAAGTACATCCATCATCTCCTGCTGAATTGGCTGGTTTACGACCATTCACTGATTATATTATTGGAGCAGACTCCATTCTCCATGAAAGCGAGGATTTGTTTACCTTAATAGAGGCGCATGAATCGCGACCTCtcaaattgtatgtatataacacTAAGGATGATTCCTGCAGAGAAGTGACTATTACACCTAACAATAATTGGGGTGGTGAAGGAAG TTTGGGATGTGGAATTGGATATGGGTACCTACACAGAATACCTGTCAGAAATGTACCAGAGCAGAAACCTGTTAATTCATATGtg AATACTCCCAAGACTGCAATGCAAACTCTACCAGTACCAGCTCCGGTACCAGTAACAGTTACAGCAGCAGTGACTGCAACAGCAACTACTATCGTTAACATGGCAGAAATCAATCCAATCACCAGTATACCATCTGGATTACCCATTCCGTCGAATTATACTGCCTCAATGGATAActcgaaaaatataaagagtgAACAGGAAATCATATCTGTTCAAAGTACACCTGGACTAGGCACTCAAATACAGCCAGCGAATCAAGTCAATTTCACTGGCGCTGTTAGTGGCTATACACCAGTCAGTTCAGTTCCTCACATGTTTCCAAGTCAACCTACCACCAGTTTCACACCTA GCACTTATCCAATAACTCCAAATATTCCTGGTATGCCCACTGTTGCAACATTATCACCAAATGTTACCAATTCTTACGAGGGTTCGATTGCGCCGCCTGGACCAATTAATGTCCCAGGACAGCAGAGAGGACAGAATCCTGTCCATGGTACCACAATCAATGTGCCAGTATTACAGCAGAGAGAGCAGAATCCTATTCCTGGTGCAAACATAGCTGCTGGATTTAATATGCCTCAGTCTCACGTTGTAACGACACCCATCTCACTGCCAGGAATGCCGCCTATTACAGTCACCGCCTCTCTCCCACAAGACACATCCTTCTATCCATCTGTTCTTCAACAGCACAATCAATTGTCACCCAGTATCAAcaccaccatcaccaccaccaccgccactTCTCCTACATTGCCGACGTCCACGCAGTAA
- the LOC105835496 gene encoding NADH dehydrogenase [ubiquinone] 1 beta subcomplex subunit 11, mitochondrial, translated as MAALFRMNCMQGLRRGLVLMSPKETICRRITTTSGLYDGAKEETKPVKRKWVSYGFSSENEAEDQHALHQTMFVTVTIVMVLGITVMAYLPDVRNKDWAQREAYLQIRYREEHGLPYVDPNLIDPSKIVLPTDEELGDTEIII; from the coding sequence ATGGCGGCATTATTCCGCATGAATTGCATGCAGGGTCTGCGCCGAGGGTTAGTTTTGATGTCGCCCAAGGAGACGATATGTCGCAGGATAACGACGACATCGGGCTTATATGACGGCGCCAAGGAGGAGACAAAGCCTGTCAAGAGGAAGTGGGTGAGTTACGGCTTCAGCTCCGAGAACGAGGCGGAGGATCAGCATGCTCTGCATCAGACCATGTTCGTCACCGTGACCATAGTGATGGTGCTCGGGATAACCGTCATGGCCTATCTACCTGATGTCAGAAATAAGGACTGGGCGCAACGAGAGGCGTACCTGCAAATCCGTTACAGAGAGGAGCACGGACTTCCTTACGTCGATCCGAATTTGATTGATCCATCAAAAATAGTATTGCCGACCGACGAGGAACTAGGTGATACAGAGATTAtcatttaa
- the LOC105835474 gene encoding apoptotic chromatin condensation inducer in the nucleus yields MRRKSERNKAKGSPEKKVEKPTRKSTRRRGRRSPSTSSEQDAFVEDAAKSTVQLKEIEETNMQTRLQSKELEHTSQGHEEKVSSSDINIKVDSPEDEDNGGSVWKVARADASPGEIQKLKLCRQRNTSEPSSDTPPSSRKSVRSTGKWQGSGEGVAEEADSADEQLVSCTRMLSSAEQPNDPSSSYPGQDSNEEVSDSKEILPETTSANLLSDDKPNIDQHGESNEANCAAQIVDIEPGKPGSPGSPTTALVPSTNGEETETTAVVKEDKPVEDTSEKSTEIFVKETSVENVRKDTSSEDEEAEEEQEEVNDKAKTLPPVDSSSDSNDESRLKRSRTSSDQTSPRAMRRKHRNKYRDSSNSETPDSEDEPVDRKVSEPYVEEEEEEEKPSTEYSQENNKEQSVSPERTNSQSNNVEKTDIEHSETIEDKSEENATEKLEQSTPASTQVVAHKPVKVNLKRSFSTRISEKNEVKRDDADATIDNESSQNKENGSEQEPKCVPRKRRWGTALSTDTAPSFSISTDSLKALVPGAKPLSINEVRLSKDDDEDRDRHRSNDKWHNSSDIINDRAADENLQKNGTAKKGTGKIDNHIATRRKISIVKEMPHMKSPSPPASKPTNILLIKNLVRPFTLNQIKELLSRTGTIVENGFWMDRIKSKCIVEYSNEDQAFETRQALHGISWPLSNPKKLHVEYATKEDMETARESSKEQPITRKTEPLSSDSWQQDWSRDEKSNTTKVTVVREWDLGKEDGQQHVREKEREKKEYDKKRRVRSRSPTLDAHLSAPARKFKKKEDDPPPAKLLDDLFRKTKATPCIYWLPLTNEQIVVKEEMRRQHMAEHARRLEEMRRADRNRDGRRRRSPRK; encoded by the exons ATGAGACGCAAGAGTGAAAGGAACAAAGCAAAGGGATCTCCAGAGAAGAAAGTCGAAAAACCGACGAGGAAGTCAACGCGTAGGCGTGGCAGAAGATCGCCTTCCACTTCGTCCGAGCAGGATGCTTTTGTCGAAGATGCGGCTAAAAGTACTGTTCAGTTAAAGGAAATTGAGGAGACGAATATGCAGACACGCCTGCAGAGCAAAGAATTAGAGCATACATCGCAAGGGCACGAGGAGAAGGTTTCCTCGAGTGATATAAACATAAAGGTGGATTCGCCCGAAGATGAGGACAACGGCGGCTCAGTGTGGAAAGTAGCGAGAGCGGATGCGTCACCTGGTGAAATACAGAAGCTGAAATTGTGCAGGCAGCGCAACACGTCAGAACCATCATCAGACACACCACCATCGAGCAGGAAGAGTGTCAGGTCAACTGGCAAGTGGCAAGGAAGTGGTGAGGGCGTTGCAGAGGAGGCTGACTCGGCAGATGAGCAACTGGTTTCTTGTACAAGAATGCTCAGTAGCGCTGAACAGCCGAACGATCCCTCCTCTTCATACCCAGGTCAGGACTCCAACGAAGAGGTAAGTGATAGCAAGGAGATCCTGCCTGAAACCACTTCAGCCAACTTGTTGTCTGACGATAAACCAAACATAGATCAGCATGGTGAATCAAATGAGGCAAATTGCGCTGCCCAAATAGTTGATATCGAACCTGGTAAGCCGGGTAGCCCGGGTAGTCCGACAACCGCGCTGGTTCCTAGCACGAACGGTGAGGAGACGGAGACCACTGCCGTCGTTAAGGAAGATAAGCCTGTGGAAGACACCAGTGAAAAGTCAACGGAGATATTTGTCAAAGAGACTAGCGTGGAAAATGTTCGTAAAGATACGAGTAGCGAGGACGAGGAGGCGGAGGAGGAGCAGGAGGAGGTGAACGATAAGGCAAAAACGCTTCCTCCAGTGGACTCGTCGTCCGATTCGAATGATGAATCGCGCCTTAAAAGAAGCAGGACAAGCAGTGACCAAACGTCACCACGCGCGATGCGCAGAAAACATCGAAATAAATACAGAGACTCATCTAATTCAGAAACACCTGATTCTGAGGATGAACCTGTTGATAGAAAGGTCTCTGAGCCTTAtgtggaggaggaggaagaagaagaaaaaccGAGTACAGAATATTCGCaagagaataataaagaaCAATCAGTATCGCCAGAAAGAACAAATTCTCAGTCGAATAATGTAGAAAAGACGGACATTGAACACAGTGAAACTATTGAGGATAAATCGGAAGAAAATGCAACTGAGAAATTGGAACAATCTACACCAGCTAGCACTCAGGTGGTCGCTCATAAACCTGTTAAAGTCAACTTGAAGAGATCATT CTCAACAAGGATATCCGAAAAGAACGAAGTAAAAAGAGATGATGCTGATGCAACCATCGACAATGAGTCCAGTCAAAATAAG GAAAATGGCAGCGAACAAGAACCAAAATGTGTGCCGAGAAAACGTCGATGGGGGACTGCACTTTCCACGGATACTGCGCCTTCGTTTTCTATCTCGACCGATTCACTtaag GCATTGGTGCCGGGTGCGAAGCCATTATCCATTAACGAAGTTCGTCTCTCAAAGGATGATGACGAGGATAGAGATCGACATAGAAGTAACGATAAATGGCACAATTCTAGCGACATTATTAATGATAGGGCAGCGGATGAAAACTTGCAGAAAAATGGCACTGCCAAAAAAGGCACTGGAAAAATAGATAATCACATTG caACAAGACGAAAGATATCAATTGTGAAGGAAATGCCACACATGAAATCACCAAGTCCGCCAGCATCTAAACCTACCAATATCCTCTTGATCAAGAATCTAGTTCGTCCTTTCACATTAAACCAGATAAAGGAACTTCTGTCACGCACTGGCACCATCGTGGAAAACGGGTTCTGGATGGATCGAATAAAGTCTAAATGCATTGTCGAA tattcTAATGAGGATCAGGCCTTTGAGACAAGACAGGCGCTTCACGGAATCTCTTGGCCTCTGTCGAATCCAAAGAAGCTTCATGTGGAATATGCTACGAAGGAGGATATGGAGACTGCTCGAGAATCATCCAAGGAACAACCGATTACTCGTAAAACCGAGCCACTCTCGTCGGATTCGTGGCAGCAAGATTGGAGTCGTGACGAAAAATCTAATACGACTAAG GTGACCGTGGTAAGAGAATGGGATTTAGGAAAAGAGGATGGCCAGCAACACGTCAGGGAGAAGGAGCGTGAAAAGAAAGAGTACGATAAAAAGCGACGAGTGAGGAGTCGTAGCCCAACATTGGATGCGCATTTATCGGCACCGGCTCgcaaatttaagaaaaaggaaGACGACCCACCGCCAGCCAAACTTTTGGATGATCTTTTTAGAAAGACTAAGgcgacaccctgtatatactgGTTGCCGCTTACGAATGAACAG ATAGTAGTGAAGGAGGAGATGCGACGACAACATATGGCAGAACATGCGCGCAGATTAGAAGAGATGAGACGCGCTGATAGAAACAGGGATGGTCGACGTCGACGTAGTCCAAGAAAATAG
- the LOC105835490 gene encoding transmembrane 9 superfamily member 2 isoform X1, which translates to MRTTTVILCTLCVFLHGVTAFYLPGLAPVNYCKAGEVTPTCKSDIKLYVNRLNTEKYVIPYEYSHFDFCTVEDGQSPVENLGQVVFGERIRPSPYKLSFMKDVKCAAVCIKQYTGGDENSEKKLQSLRKGIAVNYQHHWIVDNMPVTWCYQLEDERQYCSTGFPMGCYSKESRSQQDTCTIHGPYNKPRTYYLFNHVNLTITYHSGGSEEWGSSFKENGGRIISVKVVPHSIKHTGSVDCESQIPLEIPSSELSVGQTFQVTYTYSVKFVKNNTIKWSSRWDYILESMPHSNIQWFSILNSLIIVLFLSGMVAMIMLRTLHKDIARYNQAYFQIESGEDAQEEFGWKLVHGDVFRPPRKGMLLSVLLGSGVQVFFMTLVTLAFACLGFLSPANRGALMTCAMVLYVCLGTTAGYVAARIYKSFGGEKWKSNVLLTSMLSPGIVFSLFFIMNLIFWANGSSAAVPFSTLIALLALWFGVSVPLTFIGAYFGFKKRALEHPVRTNQIPRQIPEQNFYTQPIPGVIMGGVLPFGCIFIQLFFILNSLWSSQVYYMFGFLFLVFLILVITCSETTILLCYFHLCAEDYHWWWRSFLTSGFTAVYLLIYCVHFFVTKLDIEGATSTFLYFGYTFIMVYLFFLLTGSIGFFACFWFVRKIYSVVKVD; encoded by the exons atGAGAACGACGACAGTGATCCTCTGCACGCTATGCGTGTTTCTGCACGGTGTCACGGCCTTCTATCTACCTGGTCTAGCGCCTGTGAATTACTGCAAGGCCGGCGAGGTCACGCCAACCTGCAAG TCTGATATTAAACTATATGTGAATCGTTTAAACACGGAGAAATATGTCATACCTTACGAATATAGTCA TTTTGACTTCTGCACAGTGGAAGATGGACAGTCTCCGGTTGAGAATTTGGGACAAGTTGTGTTCGGAGAACGTATACGTCCATCTCCATATAAG ttGAGCTTCATGAAGGATGTCAAGTGTGCTGCTGTTTGCATAAAACAATACACAGGAGGTGATGAAAATTCGGAAAAAAAGTTACAGTCATTGAGAAAAGGAATAGCAGTCAATTATCAACATCATTGGATAGTTG ATAATATGCCAGTAACATGGTGTTATCAGCTTGAGGATGAACGACAGTATTGTAGCACTGGCTTCCCTATGGGTTGTTATTCAAAAGAATCCAGATCTCAGCAAGATACTTGTACTATACAT GGTCCGTACAACAAACCAAGAACTTACTATTTGTTTAATCATGTAAATCTTACTATAACTTATCACAGTGGTGGTTCGGAGGAATGGGGATCGTCTTTTAAGGAAAATGGTGGTCGTATCATAT CTGTAAAAGTAGTGCCTCACAGTATTAAGCATACTGGTTCAGTTGATTGTGAAAGTCAAATACCATTAGAGATACCATCCAGTGAACTCTCAGTTGGACAGACATTTCAAGTGACATATACCTATTCTGTTAAATTTGTG aaaaataatacgatcAAATGGTCATCCAGATGGGATTACATCTTGGAATCGATGCCACATTCGAATATACAGTGGTTCAGTATTCTTAACTCGTTGATAATCGTATTATTCCTTTCTGGCATGGTAGCTATGATAATGCTTCGCACTCTGCACAAAGACATCGCACGATATAACCAG GCCTACTTCCAGATAGAATCAGGAGAAGATGCACAAGAGGAATTTGGATGGAAATTAGTACATGGTGATGTGTTCCGCCCTCCACGTAAAGGAATGTTGCTTTCAGTTCTGCTAGGATCTGGTGTTCAAGTGTTTTTCATGACGTTAGTTACATTAG CGTTCGCTTGTCTGGGTTTTCTTTCGCCTGCTAATAGAGGCGCGTTAATGACTTGCGCGATGGTGTTGTATGTTTGTCTGGGAACCACCGCGGGATACGTAGCTGCTCGAATATACAAGAGTTTCGGTGGTGAAAAATGGAAGTCCAACGTGTTACTCACATCTATGCTTAGTCCTGg aaTTGTATTTAGTTTATTCTTCATAATGAATCTAATATTTTGGGCGAATGGAAGCTCGGCTGCAGTACCCTTCAGTACTTTAATCGCGCTTCTGGCATTATGGTTTGGAGTATCTGTACCGTTAACGTTTATTGGTGCTTATTTTGGCTTCAAAAAGAGG GCTTTGGAGCATCCGGTACGAACAAATCAAATTCCTCGACAAATACCAGAACAGAATTTCTATACGCAACCAATACCCGGAGTCATCATGGGTGGTGTCTTACCGTTTGGTtgcatatttatacaattattcttCATACTTAATTCTTTATG GTCGAGCCAAGTGTACTACATGTTTGGATTTCTCTTCTTGGTTTTTCTCATACTCGTCATTACGTGTTCAGAAACGACAATTCTGCTTTGCTATTTCCATCTTTGTGCTGAG gaTTATCACTGGTGGTGGCGTAGCTTTCTCACGTCCGGCTTTACTGCTgtctatttgttaatttattgtgtACACTTCTTCGTCACTAAGTTAGATATTGAAGGTGCCACCTCTACGTTCCTGTACTTCGGATATACATTTATCATGGTTTACTTATTCTTCCTTTTGACAG gTTCTATTGGTTTCTTCGCCTGTTTTTGGTTCGTGCGCAAGATTTACAGTGTTGTGAAGgttgattaa
- the LOC105835490 gene encoding transmembrane 9 superfamily member 2 isoform X2 gives MRTTTVILCTLCVFLHGVTAFYLPGLAPVNYCKAGEVTPTCKSDIKLYVNRLNTEKYVIPYEYSHFDFCTVEDGQSPVENLGQVVFGERIRPSPYKLSFMKDVKCAAVCIKQYTGGDENSEKKLQSLRKGIAVNYQHHWIVDNMPVTWCYQLEDERQYCSTGFPMGCYSKESRSQQDTCTIHGPYNKPRTYYLFNHVNLTITYHSGGSEEWGSSFKENGGRIISVKVVPHSIKHTGSVDCESQIPLEIPSSELSVGQTFQVTYTYSVKFVKNNTIKWSSRWDYILESMPHSNIQWFSILNSLIIVLFLSGMVAMIMLRTLHKDIARYNQIESGEDAQEEFGWKLVHGDVFRPPRKGMLLSVLLGSGVQVFFMTLVTLAFACLGFLSPANRGALMTCAMVLYVCLGTTAGYVAARIYKSFGGEKWKSNVLLTSMLSPGIVFSLFFIMNLIFWANGSSAAVPFSTLIALLALWFGVSVPLTFIGAYFGFKKRALEHPVRTNQIPRQIPEQNFYTQPIPGVIMGGVLPFGCIFIQLFFILNSLWSSQVYYMFGFLFLVFLILVITCSETTILLCYFHLCAEDYHWWWRSFLTSGFTAVYLLIYCVHFFVTKLDIEGATSTFLYFGYTFIMVYLFFLLTGSIGFFACFWFVRKIYSVVKVD, from the exons atGAGAACGACGACAGTGATCCTCTGCACGCTATGCGTGTTTCTGCACGGTGTCACGGCCTTCTATCTACCTGGTCTAGCGCCTGTGAATTACTGCAAGGCCGGCGAGGTCACGCCAACCTGCAAG TCTGATATTAAACTATATGTGAATCGTTTAAACACGGAGAAATATGTCATACCTTACGAATATAGTCA TTTTGACTTCTGCACAGTGGAAGATGGACAGTCTCCGGTTGAGAATTTGGGACAAGTTGTGTTCGGAGAACGTATACGTCCATCTCCATATAAG ttGAGCTTCATGAAGGATGTCAAGTGTGCTGCTGTTTGCATAAAACAATACACAGGAGGTGATGAAAATTCGGAAAAAAAGTTACAGTCATTGAGAAAAGGAATAGCAGTCAATTATCAACATCATTGGATAGTTG ATAATATGCCAGTAACATGGTGTTATCAGCTTGAGGATGAACGACAGTATTGTAGCACTGGCTTCCCTATGGGTTGTTATTCAAAAGAATCCAGATCTCAGCAAGATACTTGTACTATACAT GGTCCGTACAACAAACCAAGAACTTACTATTTGTTTAATCATGTAAATCTTACTATAACTTATCACAGTGGTGGTTCGGAGGAATGGGGATCGTCTTTTAAGGAAAATGGTGGTCGTATCATAT CTGTAAAAGTAGTGCCTCACAGTATTAAGCATACTGGTTCAGTTGATTGTGAAAGTCAAATACCATTAGAGATACCATCCAGTGAACTCTCAGTTGGACAGACATTTCAAGTGACATATACCTATTCTGTTAAATTTGTG aaaaataatacgatcAAATGGTCATCCAGATGGGATTACATCTTGGAATCGATGCCACATTCGAATATACAGTGGTTCAGTATTCTTAACTCGTTGATAATCGTATTATTCCTTTCTGGCATGGTAGCTATGATAATGCTTCGCACTCTGCACAAAGACATCGCACGATATAACCAG ATAGAATCAGGAGAAGATGCACAAGAGGAATTTGGATGGAAATTAGTACATGGTGATGTGTTCCGCCCTCCACGTAAAGGAATGTTGCTTTCAGTTCTGCTAGGATCTGGTGTTCAAGTGTTTTTCATGACGTTAGTTACATTAG CGTTCGCTTGTCTGGGTTTTCTTTCGCCTGCTAATAGAGGCGCGTTAATGACTTGCGCGATGGTGTTGTATGTTTGTCTGGGAACCACCGCGGGATACGTAGCTGCTCGAATATACAAGAGTTTCGGTGGTGAAAAATGGAAGTCCAACGTGTTACTCACATCTATGCTTAGTCCTGg aaTTGTATTTAGTTTATTCTTCATAATGAATCTAATATTTTGGGCGAATGGAAGCTCGGCTGCAGTACCCTTCAGTACTTTAATCGCGCTTCTGGCATTATGGTTTGGAGTATCTGTACCGTTAACGTTTATTGGTGCTTATTTTGGCTTCAAAAAGAGG GCTTTGGAGCATCCGGTACGAACAAATCAAATTCCTCGACAAATACCAGAACAGAATTTCTATACGCAACCAATACCCGGAGTCATCATGGGTGGTGTCTTACCGTTTGGTtgcatatttatacaattattcttCATACTTAATTCTTTATG GTCGAGCCAAGTGTACTACATGTTTGGATTTCTCTTCTTGGTTTTTCTCATACTCGTCATTACGTGTTCAGAAACGACAATTCTGCTTTGCTATTTCCATCTTTGTGCTGAG gaTTATCACTGGTGGTGGCGTAGCTTTCTCACGTCCGGCTTTACTGCTgtctatttgttaatttattgtgtACACTTCTTCGTCACTAAGTTAGATATTGAAGGTGCCACCTCTACGTTCCTGTACTTCGGATATACATTTATCATGGTTTACTTATTCTTCCTTTTGACAG gTTCTATTGGTTTCTTCGCCTGTTTTTGGTTCGTGCGCAAGATTTACAGTGTTGTGAAGgttgattaa